Proteins encoded by one window of Drosophila melanogaster chromosome X:
- the Sdic2 gene encoding Sperm-specific dynein intermediate chain 2, isoform C — MGLVLIKFLRSTYSTLSGGKKQPLNLSVYNVQATNIPPKETLVYTKQTQTTSTGGGNGDVLAFDAQGDDEESSLQNLGNGFTSKLPPGYLTHGLPTVKDVAPAITPLEIKKETEVKKEVNELSEEQKQMIILSENFQRFVVRAGRVIERALSENVDIYTDYIGGGDSEEANDERSHARLSLNRVFYDERWSKNRCITSMDWSTHFPELVVGSYHNNEESPNEPDGVVMVWNTKFKKSTPEDVFHCQSAVMSTCFAKFNPNLILGGTYSGQIVLWDNRVQKRTPIQRTPLSAAAHTHPVYCLQMVGTQNAHNVISISSDGKLCSWSLDMLSQPQDTLELQQRQSKAIAITSMAFPANEINSVVMGSEDGYVYSASRHGLRSGVNEVYERHLGPITGISTHYNQLSPDFGHLFLTSSIDWTIKLWSLKDTKPLYSFEDNSDYVMDVAWSPVHPALFAAVDGSGRLDLWNLNQDTEVPTASIVVAGAPALNRVSWTPSGLHVCIGDEAGKLYVYDVAENLAQPSRDEWSRFNTHLSEIKMNQSDEV; from the exons ATGGGCTTAGTACTGATTAAGTTTTTACGATCAACGTATTCTACTTTGAG CGGCGGAAAGAAACAGCCTCTCAACCTAAGCGTCTACAATGTGCAGGCTACGAACATTCCACCAAAAGAGACACTGGTCTACACAAAGCAGACCCAGACGACCAGTACCGGAGGCGGAAACGGCGATG TGCTTGCATTTGATGCCCAAGGAGACGACGAAGAGAGCTCACTGCAGAACCTGGGCAACGGATTCACCTCCAAGCTGCCACCGGGCTATCTCACCCACGGCCTGCCCACCGTTAAGGACGTCGCCCCGGCCATCACACCACTCGAGATCAAGAAGGAGACTGAAGTGAAGAAGGAGG TCAACGAGCTGTccgaggagcagaagcagatGATCATACTGTCGGAGAACTTCCAGCGGTTCGTGGTGCGTGCCGGCCGCGTCATCGAACGGGCCCTCTCGGAGAATGTGGACATATACACGGACTACATCGGCGGCGGCGACAGCGAGGAGGCGAACGACGAGCGATCGCATGCGCGGCTCTCGCTGAACCGCGTCTTCTACGACGAGCGCTGGTCGAAGAACCGCTGCATCACCAGCATGGACTGGTCCACCCACTTCCCCGAGCTGGTGGTGGGCTCGTACCACAACAACGAGGAGAGTCCGAACGAGCCGGACGGCGTGGTGATGGTGTGGAACACCAAGTTCAAGAAGAGCACGCCCGAGGACGTCTTCCACTGCCAGAGCGCGGTGATGTCCACCTGCTTTGCCAAGTTCAATCCCAACCTGATCCTCGGCGGCACCTATTCGGGCCAGATTGTGCTGTGGGACAATCGCGTGCAGAAGCGCACGCCCATACAGCGCACGCCCCTCAGTGCCGCGGCGCACACGCATCCCGTCTACTGCCTCCAAATGGTGGGCACCCAGAATGCGCACAACGTCATCTCCATATCCTCGGACGGCAAGCTGTGCTCCTGGTCGCTGGACATGCTGTCCCAACCACAGGACAcgctggagctgcagcagcgccAGTCTAAGGCCATTGCCATTACATCGATGGCCTTCCCGGCCAACGAGATCAATAGCGTGGTGATGGGCAGTGAGGACGGCTACGTCTACTCCGCCTCGCGCCACGGCCTGCGCTCCGGGGTCAACGAGGTTTACGAACGCCATCTTGGCCCTATCACTGGCATATCCACGCACTACAACCAGCTGTCGCCGGACTTTGGCCACCTCTTCCTAACCTCGTCCATTGACTGGACCATCAAGCTCTGGTCGCTAAAG GACACAAAGCCGCTGTACTCCTTTGAGGACAACTCCGACTACGTGATGGACGTCGCCTGGTCGCCCGTGCATCCCGCACTCTTCGCCGCCGTCGACGGCAGCGGCCGCCTGGATCTGTGGAACCTCAACCAAGACACGGAGGTGCCGACCGCCTCGATTGTCGTGGCGGGAGCACCAGCCCTTAACCGCGTCTCTTGGACCCCATCCGGTCTGCACGTGTGCATCGGCGACGAGGCCGGCAAGCTGTACGTGTACGACGTGGCCGAGAACctggcgcagccatcgcgcGACGAATGGTCGCGGTTCAACACCCATCTTAGCGAGATCAAGATGAACCAGAGCGATGAGGTCTAG
- the Sdic2 gene encoding Sperm-specific dynein intermediate chain 2, isoform B, with amino-acid sequence MGLVLIKFLRSTYSTLSGGKKQPLNLSVYNVQATNIPPKETLVYTKQTQTTSTGGGNGDDDEESSLQNLGNGFTSKLPPGYLTHGLPTVKDVAPAITPLEIKKETEVKKEVNELSEEQKQMIILSENFQRFVVRAGRVIERALSENVDIYTDYIGGGDSEEANDERSHARLSLNRVFYDERWSKNRCITSMDWSTHFPELVVGSYHNNEESPNEPDGVVMVWNTKFKKSTPEDVFHCQSAVMSTCFAKFNPNLILGGTYSGQIVLWDNRVQKRTPIQRTPLSAAAHTHPVYCLQMVGTQNAHNVISISSDGKLCSWSLDMLSQPQDTLELQQRQSKAIAITSMAFPANEINSVVMGSEDGYVYSASRHGLRSGVNEVYERHLGPITGISTHYNQLSPDFGHLFLTSSIDWTIKLWSLKDTKPLYSFEDNSDYVMDVAWSPVHPALFAAVDGSGRLDLWNLNQDTEVPTASIVVAGAPALNRVSWTPSGLHVCIGDEAGKLYVYDVAENLAQPSRDEWSRFNTHLSEIKMNQSDEV; translated from the exons ATGGGCTTAGTACTGATTAAGTTTTTACGATCAACGTATTCTACTTTGAG CGGCGGAAAGAAACAGCCTCTCAACCTAAGCGTCTACAATGTGCAGGCTACGAACATTCCACCAAAAGAGACACTGGTCTACACAAAGCAGACCCAGACGACCAGTACCGGAGGCGGAAACGGCGATG ACGACGAAGAGAGCTCACTGCAGAACCTGGGCAACGGATTCACCTCCAAGCTGCCACCGGGCTATCTCACCCACGGCCTGCCCACCGTTAAGGACGTCGCCCCGGCCATCACACCACTCGAGATCAAGAAGGAGACTGAAGTGAAGAAGGAGG TCAACGAGCTGTccgaggagcagaagcagatGATCATACTGTCGGAGAACTTCCAGCGGTTCGTGGTGCGTGCCGGCCGCGTCATCGAACGGGCCCTCTCGGAGAATGTGGACATATACACGGACTACATCGGCGGCGGCGACAGCGAGGAGGCGAACGACGAGCGATCGCATGCGCGGCTCTCGCTGAACCGCGTCTTCTACGACGAGCGCTGGTCGAAGAACCGCTGCATCACCAGCATGGACTGGTCCACCCACTTCCCCGAGCTGGTGGTGGGCTCGTACCACAACAACGAGGAGAGTCCGAACGAGCCGGACGGCGTGGTGATGGTGTGGAACACCAAGTTCAAGAAGAGCACGCCCGAGGACGTCTTCCACTGCCAGAGCGCGGTGATGTCCACCTGCTTTGCCAAGTTCAATCCCAACCTGATCCTCGGCGGCACCTATTCGGGCCAGATTGTGCTGTGGGACAATCGCGTGCAGAAGCGCACGCCCATACAGCGCACGCCCCTCAGTGCCGCGGCGCACACGCATCCCGTCTACTGCCTCCAAATGGTGGGCACCCAGAATGCGCACAACGTCATCTCCATATCCTCGGACGGCAAGCTGTGCTCCTGGTCGCTGGACATGCTGTCCCAACCACAGGACAcgctggagctgcagcagcgccAGTCTAAGGCCATTGCCATTACATCGATGGCCTTCCCGGCCAACGAGATCAATAGCGTGGTGATGGGCAGTGAGGACGGCTACGTCTACTCCGCCTCGCGCCACGGCCTGCGCTCCGGGGTCAACGAGGTTTACGAACGCCATCTTGGCCCTATCACTGGCATATCCACGCACTACAACCAGCTGTCGCCGGACTTTGGCCACCTCTTCCTAACCTCGTCCATTGACTGGACCATCAAGCTCTGGTCGCTAAAG GACACAAAGCCGCTGTACTCCTTTGAGGACAACTCCGACTACGTGATGGACGTCGCCTGGTCGCCCGTGCATCCCGCACTCTTCGCCGCCGTCGACGGCAGCGGCCGCCTGGATCTGTGGAACCTCAACCAAGACACGGAGGTGCCGACCGCCTCGATTGTCGTGGCGGGAGCACCAGCCCTTAACCGCGTCTCTTGGACCCCATCCGGTCTGCACGTGTGCATCGGCGACGAGGCCGGCAAGCTGTACGTGTACGACGTGGCCGAGAACctggcgcagccatcgcgcGACGAATGGTCGCGGTTCAACACCCATCTTAGCGAGATCAAGATGAACCAGAGCGATGAGGTCTAG
- the Sdic3 gene encoding Sperm-specific dynein intermediate chain 3, isoform F, which yields MGLVLIKFLRSTYSTLSGGKKQPLNLSVYNVQATNIPPKETLVYTKQTQTTSTGGGNGDVLAFDAQGDDEESSLQNLGNGFTSKLPPGYLTHGLPTVKDVAPAITPLEIKKETEVKKEVNELSEEQKQMIILSENFQRFVVRAGRVIERALSENVDIYTDYIGGGDSEEANDERSHARLSLNRVFYDERWSKNRCITSMDWSTHFPELVVGSYHNNEESPNEPDGVVMVWNTKFKKSTPEDVFHCQSAVMSTCFAKFNPNLILGGTYSGQIVLWDNRVQKRTPIQRTPLSAAAHTHPVYCLQMVGTQNAHNVISISSDGKLCSWSLDMLSQPQDTLELQQRQSKAIAITSMAFPANEINSLVMGSEDGYVYSASRHGLRSGVNEVYERHLGPITGISTHYNQLSPDFGHLFLTSSIDWTIKLWSLKDTKPLYSFEDNSDYVMDVAWSPVHPALFAAVDGSGRLDLWNLNQDTEVPIASIVVAGAPALNRVSWTPSGLHVCIGDEAGKLYVYDVAENLAQPSRDEIKMNQSDEV from the exons ATGGGCTTAGTACTGATTAAGTTTTTACGATCAACGTATTCTACTTTGAG CGGCGGAAAGAAACAGCCTCTCAACCTAAGCGTCTACAATGTGCAGGCTACGAACATTCCACCAAAAGAGACACTGGTCTACACAAAGCAGACCCAGACGACCAGTACCGGAGGCGGAAACGGCGATG TGCTTGCATTTGATGCCCAAGGAGACGACGAAGAGAGCTCACTGCAGAACCTGGGCAACGGATTCACCTCCAAGCTGCCACCGGGCTATCTCACCCACGGCCTGCCCACCGTTAAGGACGTCGCCCCGGCCATCACACCACTCGAGATCAAGAAGGAGACTGAAGTGAAGAAGGAGG TCAACGAGCTGTccgaggagcagaagcagatGATCATACTGTCGGAGAACTTCCAGCGGTTCGTGGTGCGTGCCGGCCGCGTCATCGAACGGGCCCTCTCGGAGAATGTGGACATATACACGGACTACATCGGCGGCGGCGACAGCGAGGAGGCGAACGACGAGCGATCGCATGCGCGGCTCTCGCTGAACCGCGTCTTCTACGACGAGCGCTGGTCGAAGAACCGCTGCATCACCAGCATGGACTGGTCCACCCACTTCCCCGAGCTGGTGGTGGGCTCGTACCACAACAACGAGGAGAGTCCGAACGAGCCGGACGGCGTGGTGATGGTTTGGAACACCAAGTTCAAGAAGAGCACGCCCGAGGACGTCTTCCACTGCCAGAGCGCGGTGATGTCCACCTGCTTTGCCAAGTTCAATCCCAACCTGATCCTCGGCGGCACCTATTCGGGCCAGATTGTGCTGTGGGACAATCGCGTGCAGAAGCGCACGCCCATACAGCGCACGCCCCTCAGTGCCGCGGCGCACACGCATCCCGTCTACTGCCTCCAAATGGTGGGCACCCAGAATGCGCACAACGTCATCTCCATATCCTCGGACGGCAAGCTGTGCTCCTGGTCGCTGGACATGCTGTCGCAACCACAGGACAcgctggagctgcagcagcgccAGTCTAAGGCCATTGCCATTACATCGATGGCCTTCCCGGCCAACGAGATCAATAGCCTGGTGATGGGCAGTGAGGACGGCTACGTCTACTCCGCCTCGCGCCACGGCCTGCGCTCCGGGGTCAACGAGGTTTACGAACGCCATCTTGGCCCTATCACTGGCATATCCACGCACTACAACCAGCTGTCGCCGGACTTTGGCCACCTCTTCCTAACCTCGTCCATTGACTGGACCATCAAGCTCTGGTCGCTAAAG GACACAAAGCCGCTGTACTCCTTTGAGGACAACTCCGACTACGTGATGGACGTCGCCTGGTCGCCCGTGCATCCCGCACTCTTCGCCGCCGTCGACGGCAGCGGTCGCCTGGACCTGTGGAACCTCAACCAAGACACGGAGGTGCCGATCGCCTCGATTGTCGTGGCGGGAGCACCAGCCCTTAACCGCGTCTCTTGGACCCCATCCGGTCTGCACGTGTGCATCGGCGACGAGGCCGGCAAGCTGTACGTGTACGACGTGGCCGAGAACctggcgcagccatcgcgcGACGAGATCAAGATGAACCAGAGCGATGAGGTCTAG
- the SdicB gene encoding Sperm-specific dynein intermediate chain B produces the protein MGLVLIKFLRSTYSTLSGGKKQPLNLSVYNVQATNIPPKETLVYTKQTQTTSTGGGNGDVLAFDAQGDDEESSLQNLGNGFTSKLPPGYLTHGLPTVKDVAPAITPLEIKKETEVKKEVNELSEEQKQMIILSENFQRFVVRAGRVIERALSENVDIYTDYIGGGDSEEANDERSHARLSLNRVFYDERWSKNRCITSMDWSTHFPELVVGSYHNNEESPNEPDGVVMVWNTKFKKSTPEDVFHCQSAVMSTCFAKFNPNLILGGTYSGQIVLWDNRVQKRTPIQRTPLSAAAHTHPVYCLQMVGTQNAHNVISISSDGKLCSWSLDMLSQPQDTLELQQRQSKAIAITSMAFPANEINSLVMGSEDGYVYSASRHGLRSGVNEVYERHLGPITGISTHYNQLSPDFGHLFLTSSIDWTIKLWSLKDTKPLYSFEDNSDYVMDVAWSPVHPALFAAVDGSGRLDLWNLNQDTEVPIASIVVAGAPALNRVSWTPSGLHVCIGDEAGKLYVYDVAENLAQPSRDEIKMNQSDEV, from the exons ATGGGCTTAGTACTGATTAAGTTTTTACGATCAACGTATTCTACTTTGAG CGGCGGAAAGAAACAGCCTCTCAACCTAAGCGTCTACAATGTGCAGGCTACGAACATTCCACCAAAAGAGACACTGGTCTACACAAAGCAGACCCAGACGACCAGTACCGGAGGCGGAAACGGCGATG TGCTTGCATTTGATGCCCAAGGAGACGACGAAGAGAGCTCACTGCAGAACCTGGGCAACGGATTCACCTCCAAGCTGCCACCGGGCTATCTCACCCACGGCCTGCCCACCGTTAAGGACGTCGCCCCGGCCATCACACCACTCGAGATCAAGAAGGAGACTGAAGTGAAGAAGGAGG TCAACGAGCTGTccgaggagcagaagcagatGATCATACTGTCGGAGAACTTCCAGCGGTTCGTGGTGCGTGCCGGCCGCGTCATCGAACGGGCCCTCTCGGAGAATGTGGACATATACACGGACTACATCGGCGGCGGCGACAGCGAGGAGGCGAACGACGAGCGATCGCATGCGCGGCTCTCGCTGAACCGCGTCTTCTACGACGAGCGCTGGTCGAAGAACCGCTGCATCACCAGCATGGACTGGTCCACCCACTTCCCCGAGCTGGTGGTGGGCTCGTACCACAACAACGAGGAGAGTCCGAACGAGCCGGACGGCGTGGTGATGGTTTGGAACACCAAGTTCAAGAAGAGCACGCCCGAGGACGTCTTCCACTGCCAGAGCGCGGTGATGTCCACCTGCTTTGCCAAGTTCAATCCCAACCTGATCCTCGGCGGCACCTATTCGGGCCAGATTGTGCTGTGGGACAATCGCGTGCAGAAGCGCACGCCCATACAGCGCACGCCCCTCAGTGCCGCGGCGCACACGCATCCCGTCTACTGCCTCCAAATGGTGGGCACCCAGAATGCGCACAACGTCATCTCCATATCCTCGGACGGCAAGCTGTGCTCCTGGTCGCTGGACATGCTGTCGCAACCACAGGACAcgctggagctgcagcagcgccAGTCGAAGGCCATTGCCATTACATCGATGGCCTTCCCGGCCAACGAGATCAATAGCCTGGTGATGGGCAGTGAGGACGGCTACGTCTACTCCGCCTCGCGCCACGGCCTGCGCTCCGGGGTCAACGAGGTTTACGAACGCCATCTTGGCCCTATCACTGGCATATCCACGCACTACAACCAGCTGTCGCCGGACTTTGGCCACCTCTTCCTAACCTCGTCCATTGACTGGACCATCAAGCTCTGGTCGCTAAAG GACACAAAGCCGCTGTACTCCTTTGAGGACAACTCCGACTACGTGATGGACGTCGCCTGGTCGCCCGTGCATCCCGCACTCTTCGCCGCCGTCGACGGCAGCGGTCGCCTGGACCTGTGGAACCTCAACCAAGACACGGAGGTGCCGATCGCCTCGATTGTCGTGGCGGGAGCACCAGCCCTTAACCGCGTCTCTTGGACCCCATCCGGTCTGCACGTGTGCATCGGCGACGAGGCCGGCAAGCTGTACGTGTACGACGTGGCCGAGAACctggcgcagccatcgcgcGACGAGATCAAGATGAACCAGAGCGATGAGGTCTAG
- the SdicC gene encoding Sperm-specific dynein intermediate chain C, which produces MGLVLIKFLRSTYSTLSGGKKQPLNLSVYNVQATNIPPKETLVYTKQTQTTSTGGGNGDVLAFDAQGDDEESSLQNLGNGFTSKLPPGYLTHGLPTVKDVAPAITPLEIKKETEVKKEVNELSEEQKQMIILSENFQRFVVRAGRVIERALSENVDIYTDYIGGGDSEEANDERSHARLSLNRVFYDERWSKNRCITSMDWSTHFPKLVVGSYHNNEESPNEPDGVVMVWNTKFKKSTPEDVFHCQSAVMSTCFAKFNPNLILGGTYSGQIVLWDNRVQKRTPIQRTPLSAAAHTHPVYCLQMVGTQNAHNVISISSDGKLCSWSLDMLSQPQDTLELQQRQSKAIAITSMAFPANEINSLVMGSEDGYVYSASRHGLRSGVNEVYERHLGPITGISTHYNQLSPDFGHLFLTSSIKIWSLKLPISSCQFSVVSGINSNKPLYSFEDNSDYMMDVAWSPVHPALFAAVDGSGRLDLWNLNQDTEVPTASIVVAGAPALNRVSWTPSGLHVCIGDEAGKLYVYDVAENLAQPSRDEIKMNQSDEV; this is translated from the exons ACTGATTAAGTTTTTACGATCAACGTATTCTACTTTGAG CGGCGGAAAGAAACAGCCTCTCAACCTAAGCGTCTACAATGTGCAGGCTACGAACATTCCACCAAAAGAGACACTGGTCTACACAAAGCAGACCCAGACGACCAGTACCGGAGGCGGAAACGGCGATG TGCTTGCATTTGATGCCCAAGGAGACGACGAAGAGAGCTCACTGCAGAACCTGGGCAACGGATTCACCTCCAAGCTGCCACCGGGCTATCTCACCCACGGCCTGCCCACCGTTAAGGACGTCGCCCCGGCCATCACACCACTCGAGATCAAGAAGGAGACTGAAGTGAAGAAGGAGG TCAACGAGCTGTccgaggagcagaagcagatGATCATACTGTCGGAGAACTTCCAGCGGTTCGTGGTGCGTGCCGGCCGCGTCATCGAACGGGCCCTCTCGGAGAATGTGGACATATACACGGACTACATCGGCGGCGGCGACAGCGAGGAGGCGAACGACGAGCGATCGCATGCGCGGCTCTCGCTGAACCGCGTCTTCTACGACGAGCGCTGGTCGAAGAACCGCTGCATCACCAGCATGGACTGGTCCACCCACTTCCCCAAGCTGGTGGTGGGCTCGTACCACAACAACGAGGAGAGTCCGAACGAGCCGGACGGCGTGGTGATGGTGTGGAACACCAAGTTCAAGAAGAGCACGCCCGAGGACGTCTTCCACTGCCAGAGCGCGGTGATGTCCACCTGCTTTGCCAAGTTCAATCCCAACCTGATCCTCGGCGGCACCTATTCGGGCCAGATTGTGCTGTGGGACAATCGCGTGCAGAAGCGCACGCCCATACAGCGCACGCCCCTCAGTGCCGCGGCGCACACGCATCCCGTCTACTGCCTCCAAATGGTGGGCACCCAGAATGCGCACAACGTCATCTCCATATCCTCGGACGGCAAGCTGTGCTCCTGGTCGCTGGACATGCTGTCGCAACCACAGGACAcgctggagctgcagcagcgccAGTCGAAGGCCATTGCCATTACATCGATGGCCTTCCCGGCCAACGAGATCAATAGCCTGGTGATGGGCAGTGAGGACGGCTACGTCTACTCCGCCTCGCGCCACGGCCTGCGCTCCGGGGTCAACGAGGTTTACGAACGCCATCTTGGCCCTATCACTGGCATATCCACGCACTACAACCAGCTGTCGCCGGACTTTGGCCACCTCTTCCTAACCTCGTCCATCAAGATCTGGTCGCTAAAGCTACCCATTTCAAGTTGCCAGTTCTCTGTCGTCTCCGGAATTAATTCAAATAAGCCGCTGTACTCCTTTGAGGACAACTCCGACTACATGATGGACGTCGCCTGGTCGCCCGTGCATCCCGCACTCTTCGCCGCCGTCGACGGCAGCGGTCGCCTGGACCTGTGGAACCTCAACCAAGACACGGAGGTGCCGACCGCCTCGATTGTCGTGGCGGGAGCACCAGCCCTTAACCGCGTCTCTTGGACCCCATCCGGTCTGCACGTGTGCATCGGCGACGAGGCCGGCAAGCTGTACGTGTACGACGTGGCCGAGAACctggcgcagccatcgcgcGACGAGATCAAGATGAACCAGAGCGATGAGGTCTAG